From the genome of Bacteroidota bacterium:
GTGAAGAATTTACGAAAGGATGGAGGCTTTTATTGGGTTTTTGCCACTGTCATTCCTAATGTCCGCGAAGGAAATATTATTGGTTATACATCGGTTCGGCGAAAACCTTCACGAACAAAAGTTGATGAATGTGTTGTGCTCTATAAAAAATTGTTAGAAGACGAGAAAAAAATAAAAAATAGTTAAGGAGGAAAATTCTTATGAAAGATATGCTTCCTTCTGATATTGTCACATCCGGTACTACTGTTCGACACAAATATTTCAACGGTTCGGAACGAACCATCATTTATACCGATATCGAAACTTCTTTTCCAGAAGGAAATTTAATTGTCTCAAGGACGGATACCCACGGAAACATTTTGTCGTGCAATAAATCCTTTTGCGATATGTCCGGTTTCACACGAGAGGAACTTATCGGACAACCTCACTGTATCCTTCGTCATCCCGATATGCCTACAGCAGCATTTAAGGATTTATGGGAAACCGTCAGTCAAGGAAAATATTGGCACGGTTATGTAAAAAATTTACGCAAGGATGGCGGTTATTATTGGGTATATGCTACGATAATTCCAAATGTCCGAAACGGGAAAATCATCGGCTACTCATCCATTCGCCGCCAACCTTCACGAACAAAAATTCAGGAACATATTGCCTTATATAAAAAAATGAAACAGCAAGAGACAACATAACACTGTAAACTAACAGTATTCGATTTGAGCATGTTAAGAAAGGAAAGAATCTTATGTCATTCTTCTTTACTGTAAGTCCGGATTTTAGTCCGCTTCATATATCGGACTGGTTTCTCGTCAACACGTGGTTACAGCGTAATCTTGGGGAACACATTCACCTGGAACTATTTGATGATTTTGAAAGTCAACGAAAAGTTATCGAAGAGAAGAAAGTAGATTTAATCTATTCCAATCCATACGATGCAGCAACGTTGGTACGGAAACATGGATTTAAGGCAGTAGCGCGTCCAAGGGAATTGACTGATGAAGCAATTATTGCCGTTGTTGATTCAAGTCCATTAAAAAAAATAGAAGATCTCAAACCGAACACACGCATTGCTACAACCGATGATCCGAATGTTCATATGATGGCGATGATTTTAATTGAACCTGCAGATTTGAACAAAACTAACACCGTTATCACTCACCGGGATTCCTATATGAGAGTTGCACAGGATTTAATCGGCGGTACAGCAGATATCGGATTCTTTTTAAAATCCACTTATGATGACCTTTCCGATATTGTCAAAAAACAATTAAGACCTCTCATCACCAGCCAGATCTACATGGTGCATCATGCATTACTTGTCGGAAATAAGATGATTCCATTAAAAGATAAATTACAGCAAACACTCGTAAAAATGTCTACTGATACAGAAGGGAAAAATGCATTGGAGGCACTTGGAATGACTGGATGGGATCTGCTTGAACAAGAAGATGTTGAGTTTATGATTGATTTGATGGATACGTTAGTTGAAAAAGAATGAATCACTACTCTGGGAGCATAGAACGATGAGCGACCAACAATATCTCGACTTCCTAAAAGTACTGGAAAATGAATTACTCAGTTTCCGCTGGGGATGCGTTTTTGACTTACAAAAGAAAATATCACTAGCGGAGTTTGGGAATGTACCGACCAGTAATGGTGTGTCCGTTTCAGATCGATGTAATGCTGTATTTGAGGAAGTATTACAATCACAGAAATCGAGTGTCGAATTCATGGCATTGGACGATCAATGGATACTACTCATGCGACAATTTCCACACCGACCGCTTCGTTGTTTCATTCTCCTCAGAAGCGGGGGAGTAACCACCGGTTGGGCACGAGATACTTTGAAACAAAAAATTGAAGAATATTCATTCTCATAACGCTAAAAAACTTTCCTGGATATCAAAAAGGTGAAGGGTATGAAAATTTTGATTGTTGATGATGAAAAAGATCTCGTTATGACACTCACAACAATACTAGAGAAATGGGGCCACTCGGTTGTATCCGCCTATGATGGCGTTGGAGCGCAGAAAGTTCTTGAGGAGACGACCGTTGATGTTATCATTTCAGATCTCATTATGCCAAACATGGACGGTGGTGAATTGCTCACGTGGCTGAATATGCATAAAAAAAAGCCGCATTTCATCATTATGTCGGCATACTATAACGAAGGATTTATTAAATACTTTTCAAACCAGGGAATAACAAACATTCTCGGCAAGCCGATTCAATTTGATAAACTCCAATCGATGCTAAAGAACTTTTCACTGCAAAGTGAGCCTATCGTATCGACGGAACTTGTACATAAAGGACCAGTTGCAGCGGAACCGGTATCGAAAAACACCGACACACGATTCGAGCATATGGCGAAAGATATACAGGAACGTTTGCCCGAAGCGTTGCAGATCGTCATAGCAAATCCTAAAACACAAACTATTTACAGCACAATATCAAAAGGAAATGGTGTTGATGAAAAAATGTTCATCCGACAATCCGGATCATTTTTTTTGGCAATGAATGCTCTATGGTCTACACTCGGCAGTGAGAACGGTAATCCAAAAGAGATACTAATAACTGACGATGAAACACAGATGGTATACAGAAATATCGTTTCACCAGAAATATGTATTTACGTGGAGGCTTCTACACAGATAACTCACGGATTACTCCGTATTACTGTAGACAATGTTGTAAAAGAATCTCCTATTTTAACGTTATAATTATCGTTACAAGAATGGATAACCAATTTTTACAACAAGTATTTAAGCAGTTGCAAAGCGACGTACCGGAAATAGACGGGATGAGTGTCGTTTCATCTGATGGTAAAGTGATCGAGGCTCAATGGTCAAGCACCATTGAAATTGATAAAGTAGGGGCTGTCGGTTCAGCGCTACTCGGTTTAGGAAAAAAAGCTATTGAAATTTTATCCCGCGGTGAGTTATTACAAGTGGTATTGCATTCCACGGAAGGTATGTTGTCAGTGTATAGTGCTGGGGATCGTTCCGTGCTAATAGTTCATATGTCGAACGCTGGAAATTTAGGAATGCTGAATTTATATGCAAGAACAGCGGCATCATCAATTGCTGCAAATTTACGGGAAGAAGATTTGTGATTGAACAAATTTCAAAATTTGTTAACGTCTTAAATGCTGCTGCCGTAGGAACGCCACAGCGGATAACATTCTCACTTCTGAAAATTCCGTCGTCCAGTGAGTTTATACTTACCGGGGACCGTTTGCTGTATAACAAAAACATTAAGTTGTTCCATAAAATAATGCGAGATTTGTTGTACGGGAATATTGATGTGGCATGTGCACCTATCGGTCAACTGGGTGCTGAACCGATTTTATTTTTTGATGTTCATCAATTTGTATGGGAATCTATCAATAAGATTTCAGATGATGACATTATTTCTATCTGCAAAGATATTGAAACCGTTACTGTTTCGAAGACAAAACATCCTGTGAAAGATTTTTCACTCTTCTCCAGGGATAGTATCGATAGCATTGTTGTCTTTTATTTTCAAGTAGTTCCAAAACCGGCAGCATTGTTTTTACAAGATTTTGAGACAACAAATCGAGTTCACTATTATCGCAGTTTGATCAGAATGGCATTGCTGGATTACATTAAACTTGAATCAGTCTCTGCACCTATTG
Proteins encoded in this window:
- a CDS encoding PAS domain-containing protein, coding for MKDMLPSDIVTSGTTVRHKYFNGSERTIIYTDIETSFPEGNLIVSRTDTHGNILSCNKSFCDMSGFTREELIGQPHCILRHPDMPTAAFKDLWETVSQGKYWHGYVKNLRKDGGYYWVYATIIPNVRNGKIIGYSSIRRQPSRTKIQEHIALYKKMKQQETT
- a CDS encoding phosphate/phosphite/phosphonate ABC transporter substrate-binding protein produces the protein MSFFFTVSPDFSPLHISDWFLVNTWLQRNLGEHIHLELFDDFESQRKVIEEKKVDLIYSNPYDAATLVRKHGFKAVARPRELTDEAIIAVVDSSPLKKIEDLKPNTRIATTDDPNVHMMAMILIEPADLNKTNTVITHRDSYMRVAQDLIGGTADIGFFLKSTYDDLSDIVKKQLRPLITSQIYMVHHALLVGNKMIPLKDKLQQTLVKMSTDTEGKNALEALGMTGWDLLEQEDVEFMIDLMDTLVEKE
- a CDS encoding response regulator; translation: MKILIVDDEKDLVMTLTTILEKWGHSVVSAYDGVGAQKVLEETTVDVIISDLIMPNMDGGELLTWLNMHKKKPHFIIMSAYYNEGFIKYFSNQGITNILGKPIQFDKLQSMLKNFSLQSEPIVSTELVHKGPVAAEPVSKNTDTRFEHMAKDIQERLPEALQIVIANPKTQTIYSTISKGNGVDEKMFIRQSGSFFLAMNALWSTLGSENGNPKEILITDDETQMVYRNIVSPEICIYVEASTQITHGLLRITVDNVVKESPILTL
- a CDS encoding roadblock/LC7 domain-containing protein produces the protein MDNQFLQQVFKQLQSDVPEIDGMSVVSSDGKVIEAQWSSTIEIDKVGAVGSALLGLGKKAIEILSRGELLQVVLHSTEGMLSVYSAGDRSVLIVHMSNAGNLGMLNLYARTAASSIAANLREEDL